CACAACAGGATGGTTGCTGCCTCTGTGGCCGTAGGGAAGTCGTTGGGTTTTCGCTCCGCAGGCCAGAGCCAACAGCTGACACCCTAGACATATCCCGAAAACAGGTATCGAACCTATAAGGGCACGGATGACGGCGATCTCCTCCGACAGCTCCGACGGATCCCCTGGGCCGTTGCTCAGCAACACCCCGTCAAAGCCTCCGTTTAATATCGTAGAGGCGGAACTCATATGGGGCAAAACTGTGACCTTGCACCCCAATCGGACAAGACGGCGAACTATGTCCGACTTTACCCCGTAGTCGATCAAGGCCAATGAGAGATCTCCCACACCGAAACACTTAGAGGATTTAGAGGAAACCTGGTGAACCAAATCACCTCCGAGAGCGTCGATCAAGGGCTTTTCTGCCGCCTTTGAGACCCGAGCCATAGAGGTCCCTATTTCCCTTATCCGGAGGATAAGGCTCCTACAGTCGATTCCAACCAAGATAGGGACGTCCCACCGATGTAACCAATCTCGAACGTTACCGTCCATATCCTCTATACGACCGATAATAACCGCTTTAACCCAGGGACGGGAGCTTTGAAGGTCTTCCTCGTCAAGGCCGTATAGGCCTATACAGGGGAAGGCAAACACCAGGATCTGACCGTAATAGGAGGGATCGCTGATGGACTGAGAGTATCCAGGATAGGCGGTGGTGAAGACTATCTCGCCATCTAATGATGGAGAGGGCAACGTGGACCGACAGGGGAAGCTGGTTCCGTCGGCGAGGGTAAGATTGAGCTGATACATAGGCACCTCCCGTGAACTTTTGTTTTCAAACAAAGATGTAGTGATTTTTAGTTCATAGAAGGATACACCAACCAAGCACAAAAATCAAGCTTGCAATCGATTGCATAAACCGAAGTGTAGAATACAACAGACTAAGCCTAAGGTAAAGACGGAGAGAGGGAGGCCCATGGGCCTCCCTCTCTCCGTCTTTACCTTTTTTAGCGTTTTATGGTGATCCTTCCGTCTACAACAGGGTCGACTATTCCGTCGGTGTGCCTTACCGTCTCGGCAAAAACGTCGGAGTCGGATACGTAGAAGTCCTGTCCCTTTTTCGAGGCAAAGGTGTAGAACTTATCTCCACCGCTTCCGGTCCAGGAGTAGACGGCGACGGTGTATTCCTGGTCGTCCACAACGGACTTCCACTCGTCGCCTTTTTTGACCTCAAGGGAGACGACCCTCGACCCAGGCCTGATGAGCTTGGAATCGTTGTCTATCAGGGCAGGCTCTTTGGAGAGATCGAACAGGACCTTCAGACCGGAGATCTGGAGGAAAGCCCCACTGGGAGCTCTGTCGTTGGGCTCGTACTTGTCGCCTTCTCCTATAAGAGCCGAACCGGAGACCTCCATGACCTCTTTCAGCTCTTTGCCGGTGAGGACAAAGGTCTGAAGGGTGTTACCCCAGGGGAACACGTCCATGATGGTGTTGTAGGAGACGTCTCCTGCGGGGATAATTTTATCCCCTCTGATGCCACCGCCGTTTACGAAGGCCACGTCTGTCCCGGCTTTCCAGCGAAGTCCGTCGGCGAGATAGTTGCCTAGGGCCGATTCCTGTCCTCTGACAACGTCCCTTGTGGCGTCGACGTTGTTAGGCATGGTTCCGACCTTTTTGCTTAAGTTTTTCTTGAGTTCCTCGCCAAAGGGCTCAATTGCGGCCTGAACGTCCTGAGCCTTGGCTATGGACTGGCGCATCTCTATGAGCTTCCAGGAGCTATTAGCCTCGTCGACGAGACCGTCTTTGATATCCAGCTTCATCGCACCTATGTAACGGGCCATGGATCCGGCCTGGCCTATCATTGTTTTCCATCCATCAGGCCCCTCGACTATCTCCGGAGCGCTCATGACGGTATGGCTGTGTCCTCCCAGTATGGCGTGTATTCCCTTTACCGACTGAGCGACGAGCCTATCCGCCTCTATTCCTATGTGGGTAAGGGCTATTACGACATCGCAACCGTCGGCTTTGAGGTCCTCAACGGCTTTTTTCGACACTGCGACAAGGTCCTGTCCCGCCTTGACGTCAGGACCTGGGCTCGTGAGGGAGTCCAACTCGGTGCATAGAAGACCGAAGAAACCGACTTTAAGCCCATTTTCAAGGGTTTTAGTCCAGCTAGGTTGAAGTCTCAGGTCATCTCTGGTAGTCTCCAGGTTAGCACAGATGATCGGGAAAGATGCGGATTTCAGGAACTCACCGAAGACATCCGCCCCAAGATCGAACTCGTGGTTGCCCGGAATACCGAGATCAACCGGAATAGCGTTTATCCCCGCTAACTCGGCCTTCCCGTGGAAAAAGAAGAAGAGAGGCCCCTCTACCGTGTCGCCCATCTGGACTACTACGGTGTTGCCTGGATCCTCGGCCTTTATCTCCCTGATAGCGGTGGCTATTCTGGCGACACCGCCGACGTCTTCCTTGACCTTTTCACCGTCGACCTTTACCGTAGCCTCGTAGGAGAATATCTTGCCGTGCATATCGTTGAAACCGACGATATTGACGACACCGTCTTTGGCCCATAGGGGGCACGTTGAAAGGAGAACCAAAAACAAAACAGCTAAAACACGAATAACACCGTTCCTTTTGCTCACAAAAACCACTCCTTATTGTTAAGTATGGTCTAAAAACGGAAGATAGAACTACAACTCGATGCGGTAAGCATACCATAATCTACCGATATAACTCAAAGCTCAAAATTAGAAAGGATGATGATTTATGGTCGATATCCCGTCGCTGATCAGTATGTTGTTGATATTTTGTGCCAGAGTTACCGACGTGAGCCTCGGAACCTTTAGAATACTCCAACTCGTGAGAGGCCGGAGAATGGCCGCCGCACTGATAGGATTTTTCGAGGTAATGCTTTACATGGTCGTCTTAGGTCATATACTGGGAGGCGGCAGGGTTTTAAGGCCTTTAGAGCTCATCGCCTACTGTCTCGGATACGCCACAGGAAATTACGTAGGGTCCTATCTGGAAGACCGCCTTATGAAAGGCTATACCCTGGTAGAGGCCATGGCCCCCTGCGATGAACACAGTTTAGAGGTGATAAAGAAACTGAGGGA
The Dethiosulfovibrio salsuginis genome window above contains:
- a CDS encoding carbamoyl phosphate synthase small subunit — its product is MYQLNLTLADGTSFPCRSTLPSPSLDGEIVFTTAYPGYSQSISDPSYYGQILVFAFPCIGLYGLDEEDLQSSRPWVKAVIIGRIEDMDGNVRDWLHRWDVPILVGIDCRSLILRIREIGTSMARVSKAAEKPLIDALGGDLVHQVSSKSSKCFGVGDLSLALIDYGVKSDIVRRLVRLGCKVTVLPHMSSASTILNGGFDGVLLSNGPGDPSELSEEIAVIRALIGSIPVFGICLGCQLLALACGAKTQRLPYGHRGSNHPVVEEKSGHAIVTSQNHGYAIYESSLDGTGLEVIFRHLADGTVEGVRHTETGAWGVQFHPEAGAGPLDGLSLFDRFIDQIKEAQPNG
- a CDS encoding bifunctional metallophosphatase/5'-nucleotidase, coding for MSKRNGVIRVLAVLFLVLLSTCPLWAKDGVVNIVGFNDMHGKIFSYEATVKVDGEKVKEDVGGVARIATAIREIKAEDPGNTVVVQMGDTVEGPLFFFFHGKAELAGINAIPVDLGIPGNHEFDLGADVFGEFLKSASFPIICANLETTRDDLRLQPSWTKTLENGLKVGFFGLLCTELDSLTSPGPDVKAGQDLVAVSKKAVEDLKADGCDVVIALTHIGIEADRLVAQSVKGIHAILGGHSHTVMSAPEIVEGPDGWKTMIGQAGSMARYIGAMKLDIKDGLVDEANSSWKLIEMRQSIAKAQDVQAAIEPFGEELKKNLSKKVGTMPNNVDATRDVVRGQESALGNYLADGLRWKAGTDVAFVNGGGIRGDKIIPAGDVSYNTIMDVFPWGNTLQTFVLTGKELKEVMEVSGSALIGEGDKYEPNDRAPSGAFLQISGLKVLFDLSKEPALIDNDSKLIRPGSRVVSLEVKKGDEWKSVVDDQEYTVAVYSWTGSGGDKFYTFASKKGQDFYVSDSDVFAETVRHTDGIVDPVVDGRITIKR
- a CDS encoding DUF2179 domain-containing protein — protein: MVDIPSLISMLLIFCARVTDVSLGTFRILQLVRGRRMAAALIGFFEVMLYMVVLGHILGGGRVLRPLELIAYCLGYATGNYVGSYLEDRLMKGYTLVEAMAPCDEHSLEVIKKLREGGFGTTVIQGEGKTGPRYVIKIICNRKDIPEINRILDNIAFVSVFDVKSCFGGYFRMKRK